The DNA region CTGGATGATGCGCTCAAAATAATGGGCTTCTTTGGGCGCCAATGCCCCCAGGCACGACTGCAGCAGGCGGGCAAAACCGTCAATATGGCGAAGCGGCGCGCGAAGATCGTGTGAGATGGAATACGCGAATGATTCCAGGTCGCGATTGGCCGCTTCCAATTGGGCGGTGCGCCGTAAAACCCGGGCTTCCAGTTCCCGATTCCACTCTTCCATCTCCGCATTTTTTTGCTTCCGTTCCGTAATGTCCCGCACCAGTGAGAGGACATACTCTTTTTCGTGAAACCGGAAAACACCGGATGATATTTCAACGGGGAAGCGTTTCCCGGAACGAGTCATGTGTTCCGCCTCAAAAACCACTTGCCGACCCGTTTTCAGCTCACCGCGACCCGCCTCACTGCCGCGCGCCTTCACATCCCGAGGAGCGCTGATATCCGCCGCGGTTAACTGCAGGAACTCCTCACGGTTGAAGCCATAACGATTGCAGGCCACATCGTTGACTTCCGTAAACCGGGCGAACCCTTTCTTTTCCAGCGGGTGAACGAATATCGCCTCGTTGATGCTCTCAAACAGGCGGCGGTATTTTTTTTCACTATCCATCAGGGCCCGGCGCGTTTGTTCCAATTGGGTCACGTCCCTGGCGATTGAGAGCAGGCAGGGTTCTTTTTCCAGCATCAGAGGCTCGCATGACAGAGACATCAGCACACGATTTCCCGACCGGGTTCTGAACCGGGCACGAAAATCCTTTACCCGCCCTTCCTTGCGCAGATGGGAAACAAGGTTCTGATACTCCCCGGAATCCTCCCAGATCTTTTTGACCAAGTTCGCATTACCGATCACTTCATCGCGTTCATAACCGGTGATACCCAAAAACGAATCATTGACATCGATGTAACGCCCATCCGTTAGGGAACTGATAATCAATGCATCCGGGCTGGATCGAAAAGCCGAAGCAAATTTGAACTCGGATAGCCGTAAAGCCGCTTCAATCTCCTTGGCGTCCGTAATATCTATGGCGGAAACCGTTACCCGGGAATAGTCTTTCTCGTAACCCGGCACCACCATCCATTGCAGCATGTAATGGCGGCGGCGCCCGTCACCGGCGGTGTTAACGGATTCGCCCGAATAACGTGTCTCGCCTTTAAGAATCACCATGATCTGCTCTAAAAACACCGGATAGGTTTCTTCGCTGAAAACCGCGTCCAGGCCGGGACGTTCCAGGCTGTCAGGGATTCCCGCGCTGCGCCTGGCCGCCCGGTTCAGGTTGACCACCCGCACCATGCGTGCCAGGCGTGGCAACTGATCGGGATGACTTTCGAAATACGCCGAAAAATCCTCAATGCCCTCTGATTTCAGTTTATCCAGATAACGCTTAACTTGAGAATAGTCTTCTTCCCAGATGGGGATGGGGGCTTCACCAAAAAGACTCT from Candidatus Aminicenantes bacterium includes:
- a CDS encoding PAS domain-containing sensor histidine kinase, which translates into the protein MFLFLCWAGSTRSESSRPVMRSRSAMSGSRERKPRRKLRRDESLGGKDAHLQSLFGEAPIPIWEEDYSQVKRYLDKLKSEGIEDFSAYFESHPDQLPRLARMVRVVNLNRAARRSAGIPDSLERPGLDAVFSEETYPVFLEQIMVILKGETRYSGESVNTAGDGRRRHYMLQWMVVPGYEKDYSRVTVSAIDITDAKEIEAALRLSEFKFASAFRSSPDALIISSLTDGRYIDVNDSFLGITGYERDEVIGNANLVKKIWEDSGEYQNLVSHLRKEGRVKDFRARFRTRSGNRVLMSLSCEPLMLEKEPCLLSIARDVTQLEQTRRALMDSEKKYRRLFESINEAIFVHPLEKKGFARFTEVNDVACNRYGFNREEFLQLTAADISAPRDVKARGSEAGRGELKTGRQVVFEAEHMTRSGKRFPVEISSGVFRFHEKEYVLSLVRDITERKQKNAEMEEWNRELEARVLRRTAQLEAANRDLESFAYSISHDLRAPLRHIDGFARLLQSCLGALAPKEAHYFERIIQASARMQGMIDDLLEFSRIGRGKIQRVSVDLDAMVTEVASALKPEAGRPEVDWRVDSLGTVNGDPGLLHTVFENLLGNAFKFTCREDAPRIEVSRTDKEGNAYICIKDNGVGFDPAYAHKLFEVFQRLHDEDEFGGGGIGLANVKRIVERHGGEMMASAEKGKGAEFTLILPLKEEES